The following proteins are encoded in a genomic region of Oncorhynchus masou masou isolate Uvic2021 chromosome 32, UVic_Omas_1.1, whole genome shotgun sequence:
- the LOC135526278 gene encoding protocadherin alpha-C2-like isoform X12 → MEARISAQHWRRYVSVFFIFSAALNTAYAVTHYSIPEEMEESSVVANLAVDLGLDVKTLSGRKMRLDIISNKKYLDVNKETGELYIVEKMDREYLCPAKTSCFLKMEAIIENPQRIFYIEIEIMDINDNAPHFRRDTINLDISEATQGGERFSVNNAVDPDVGSNSVKTYLLSENEHFTIEIQTGRDGSKFADLILKRVLDREQQAVHNLILTAEDGGVPARSGTASIVVRVLDTNDNAPKFDKDNYKIDIMENSPIGSLVVKLNATDLDEGTNSEILYSYSLYTSEKTQQMFNLNPNNGEITVKEMINYEDFRIYDMEVIATDKGSNSLTGQCKLTILVTDMNDNHPEISIKSFQSPVKEYIAVDTVIAVVSVSDKDSGDNGIVDIRIADKLPFALRESSDNYYELVVSEPLDREKVPEYEITFTVTDRGSPPLSDNETMTLELLDVNDNVPQFSQSFYTIPVMENNAPGALLSSLTAFDPDLHENQYLVYFIIEKEIVNTSMSMLFSINPENGNLYALKTFDYEIEKEFLFHIEARDSGVPPLSSNVTVHIIIVDQNDNTPVIVSPWRAHGSVVEEKIPRSTDKGSLVSKVIAIDTDSVQNSRITYQFLQVTDATLFSLDQYNGEIRTMRMFSYRDPRHQRLVVIAKDNGDPALSATVTIKLSTVETAVKAYSDMTEVPLEYDIFSDLNLYLVIGLGSVSFLLLITILVTCVLKCQKPMPSKAAPPSRNSVISERNSTIADSTLVSNDAYWYSLFLAETRKGKLVVRQPVPKAGSRYIVSSLPRSTGLTETSDSAASTLQYPK, encoded by the coding sequence ATGGAGGCACGTATCAGCGCACAGCACTGGAGAAGGTACGTCTCGGTCTTCTTTATTTTCTCTGCCGCCCTGAACACGGCATATGCCGTTACTCACTATTCTATTCCTGAAGAAATGGAGGAGAGCTCCGTTGTGGCTAATCTTGCAGTTGATTTAGGTTTGGATGTGAAAACATTGAGTGGACGTAAGATGCGGTTAGACATTATCTCGAATAAAAAATATCTGGATGTGAACAAAGAAACGGGGGAGCTGTACATTGTAGAGAAGATGGACAGGGAATATCTTTGCCCTGCTAAGACATCCTGTTTTCTTAAAATGGAAGCTATTATTGAAAATCCACAACGGATCTTTTATATCGAAATAGAGATAATGGACATCAATGATAACGCCCCCCATTTCCGAAGGGACACCATTAACTTGGATATTTCAGAAGCAACACAGGGTGGTGAACGATTTTCTGTTAACAATGCAGTGGATCCTGACGTTGGTTCAAACTCAGTGAAAACATACCTATTGAGCGAAAATGAGCACTTTACCATCGAAATTCAGACAGGAAGAGACGGGTCAAAATTCGCTGATTTGATACTGAAAAGGGTATTAGACCGAGAGCAGCAGGCGGTTCATAATCTAATACTCACCGCTGAAGACGGTGGAGTCCCTGCGCGCTCTGGTACAGCCAGTATAGTTGTTCGCGTTTTAGATACGAACGACAACGCCCCTAAATTTGACAAAGACAACTACAAAATCGATATAATGGAAAACTCCCCTATTGGAAGCCTTGTTGTTAAATTGAATGCAACAGACTTAGATGAGGGCACCAATTCGGAAATATTATATTCTTATAGCCTGTACACATCAGAGAAAACACAACAAATGTTCAATTTAAACCCTAACAACGGTGAGATCACGGTAAAGGAAATGATCAATTATGAGGATTTCAGGATCTATGATATGGAAGTCATAGCAACAGATAAGGGGTCCAATTCATTGACAGGTCAGTGTAAATTAACCATTTTAGTTACGGATATGAATGATAATCATCCCGAAATATCAATCAAATCATTTCAAAGTCCAGTCAAGGAGTACATAGCAGTAGACACGGTGATAGCAGTAGTCAGTGTCAGCGATAAAGATTCAGGTGACAATGGGATAGTTGATATTCGTATAGCTGATAAATTACCTTTTGCGCTGAGAGAGTCTTCTGATAACTATTACGAGTTGGTAGTTTCAGAGCCTCTGGATCGTGAGAAGGTCCCTGAATATGAAATCACTTTTACGGTGACAGACAGGGGTTCCCCTCCGCTATCTGACAACGAAACTATGACTTTAGAACTACTAGACGTAAACGACAACGTTCCTCAGTTTTCCCAGTCGTTCTACACTATACCCGTTATGGAGAATAACGCACCTGGGGCCTTGCTAAGTTCCCTCACTGCGTTTGATCCAGACCTCCATGAAAACCAGTATCTAGTTTATTTCATCATAGAGAAGGAGATAGTGAACACCTCCATGTCCATGCTGTTCTCCATCAATCCGGAGAACGGTAATCTTTACGCACTAAAGACGTTTGACTATGAGATAGAGAAGGAGTTCCTTTTCCACATTGAGGCCAGAGACTCTGGTGTTCCTCCGCTCAGCAGTAACGTGACTGTCCACATCATTATTGTGGACCAGAACGACAACACCCCGGTCATAGTGTCTCCGTGGCGCGCGCACGGCTCCGTGGTGGAGGAGAAGATACCCAGATCCACCGATAAAGGATCCCTGGTCTCCAAGGTGATAGCCATAGACACGGACTCGGTCCAGAACTCTCGGATTACATACCAGTTTCTACAGGTTACTGACGCCACCTTATTCAGTCTGGACCAATACAACGGAGAAATCCGGACTATGAGAATGTTCAGTTACAGAGATCCGCGTCATCAACGGCTGGTTGTCATCGCCAAGGACAACGGGGatcctgctctctctgctacagtTACCATAAAGCTCTCAACAGTGGAGACTGCCGTTAAAGCCTACTCTGACATGACTGAAGTGCCGCTAGAATATGACATATTTTCAGATTTAAACCTGTATTTGGTGATCGGCCTGGGCTCCGTGTCCTTTCTGTTATTGATCACCATATTGGTCACCTGTGTGCTGAAGTGTCAGAAACCAATGCCCAGCAAAGCGGCCCCTCCAAGTAGGAACAGCGTGATCAGCGAGAGGAATTCGACCATCGCAGATTCCACCCTGGTCTCCAACGATGCCTACTGGTACAGTCTGTTTCTAGCGGAGACGAGGAAAGGAAAGCTGGTAGTCAGACAGCCTGTGCCAAAGGCGGGTTCCAGATACATCGTGTCCAGTCTACCAAGGAGCACTGGCCTGACAGAGACCAGTGACTCAGCAGCCTCTACTCTGCAG
- the LOC135526278 gene encoding protocadherin alpha-C2-like isoform X5 has translation MEARISAQHWRRYVSVFFIFSAALNTAYAVTHYSIPEEMEESSVVANLAVDLGLDVKTLSGRKMRLDIISNKKYLDVNKETGELYIVEKMDREYLCPAKTSCFLKMEAIIENPQRIFYIEIEIMDINDNAPHFRRDTINLDISEATQGGERFSVNNAVDPDVGSNSVKTYLLSENEHFTIEIQTGRDGSKFADLILKRVLDREQQAVHNLILTAEDGGVPARSGTASIVVRVLDTNDNAPKFDKDNYKIDIMENSPIGSLVVKLNATDLDEGTNSEILYSYSLYTSEKTQQMFNLNPNNGEITVKEMINYEDFRIYDMEVIATDKGSNSLTGQCKLTILVTDMNDNHPEISIKSFQSPVKEYIAVDTVIAVVSVSDKDSGDNGIVDIRIADKLPFALRESSDNYYELVVSEPLDREKVPEYEITFTVTDRGSPPLSDNETMTLELLDVNDNVPQFSQSFYTIPVMENNAPGALLSSLTAFDPDLHENQYLVYFIIEKEIVNTSMSMLFSINPENGNLYALKTFDYEIEKEFLFHIEARDSGVPPLSSNVTVHIIIVDQNDNTPVIVSPWRAHGSVVEEKIPRSTDKGSLVSKVIAIDTDSVQNSRITYQFLQVTDATLFSLDQYNGEIRTMRMFSYRDPRHQRLVVIAKDNGDPALSATVTIKLSTVETAVKAYSDMTEVPLEYDIFSDLNLYLVIGLGSVSFLLLITILVTCVLKCQKPMPSKAAPPSRNSVISERNSTIADSTLVSNDAYWYSLFLAETRKGKLVVRQPVPKAGSRYIVSSLPRSTGLTETSDSAASTLQGSTTTGSSSS, from the coding sequence ATGGAGGCACGTATCAGCGCACAGCACTGGAGAAGGTACGTCTCGGTCTTCTTTATTTTCTCTGCCGCCCTGAACACGGCATATGCCGTTACTCACTATTCTATTCCTGAAGAAATGGAGGAGAGCTCCGTTGTGGCTAATCTTGCAGTTGATTTAGGTTTGGATGTGAAAACATTGAGTGGACGTAAGATGCGGTTAGACATTATCTCGAATAAAAAATATCTGGATGTGAACAAAGAAACGGGGGAGCTGTACATTGTAGAGAAGATGGACAGGGAATATCTTTGCCCTGCTAAGACATCCTGTTTTCTTAAAATGGAAGCTATTATTGAAAATCCACAACGGATCTTTTATATCGAAATAGAGATAATGGACATCAATGATAACGCCCCCCATTTCCGAAGGGACACCATTAACTTGGATATTTCAGAAGCAACACAGGGTGGTGAACGATTTTCTGTTAACAATGCAGTGGATCCTGACGTTGGTTCAAACTCAGTGAAAACATACCTATTGAGCGAAAATGAGCACTTTACCATCGAAATTCAGACAGGAAGAGACGGGTCAAAATTCGCTGATTTGATACTGAAAAGGGTATTAGACCGAGAGCAGCAGGCGGTTCATAATCTAATACTCACCGCTGAAGACGGTGGAGTCCCTGCGCGCTCTGGTACAGCCAGTATAGTTGTTCGCGTTTTAGATACGAACGACAACGCCCCTAAATTTGACAAAGACAACTACAAAATCGATATAATGGAAAACTCCCCTATTGGAAGCCTTGTTGTTAAATTGAATGCAACAGACTTAGATGAGGGCACCAATTCGGAAATATTATATTCTTATAGCCTGTACACATCAGAGAAAACACAACAAATGTTCAATTTAAACCCTAACAACGGTGAGATCACGGTAAAGGAAATGATCAATTATGAGGATTTCAGGATCTATGATATGGAAGTCATAGCAACAGATAAGGGGTCCAATTCATTGACAGGTCAGTGTAAATTAACCATTTTAGTTACGGATATGAATGATAATCATCCCGAAATATCAATCAAATCATTTCAAAGTCCAGTCAAGGAGTACATAGCAGTAGACACGGTGATAGCAGTAGTCAGTGTCAGCGATAAAGATTCAGGTGACAATGGGATAGTTGATATTCGTATAGCTGATAAATTACCTTTTGCGCTGAGAGAGTCTTCTGATAACTATTACGAGTTGGTAGTTTCAGAGCCTCTGGATCGTGAGAAGGTCCCTGAATATGAAATCACTTTTACGGTGACAGACAGGGGTTCCCCTCCGCTATCTGACAACGAAACTATGACTTTAGAACTACTAGACGTAAACGACAACGTTCCTCAGTTTTCCCAGTCGTTCTACACTATACCCGTTATGGAGAATAACGCACCTGGGGCCTTGCTAAGTTCCCTCACTGCGTTTGATCCAGACCTCCATGAAAACCAGTATCTAGTTTATTTCATCATAGAGAAGGAGATAGTGAACACCTCCATGTCCATGCTGTTCTCCATCAATCCGGAGAACGGTAATCTTTACGCACTAAAGACGTTTGACTATGAGATAGAGAAGGAGTTCCTTTTCCACATTGAGGCCAGAGACTCTGGTGTTCCTCCGCTCAGCAGTAACGTGACTGTCCACATCATTATTGTGGACCAGAACGACAACACCCCGGTCATAGTGTCTCCGTGGCGCGCGCACGGCTCCGTGGTGGAGGAGAAGATACCCAGATCCACCGATAAAGGATCCCTGGTCTCCAAGGTGATAGCCATAGACACGGACTCGGTCCAGAACTCTCGGATTACATACCAGTTTCTACAGGTTACTGACGCCACCTTATTCAGTCTGGACCAATACAACGGAGAAATCCGGACTATGAGAATGTTCAGTTACAGAGATCCGCGTCATCAACGGCTGGTTGTCATCGCCAAGGACAACGGGGatcctgctctctctgctacagtTACCATAAAGCTCTCAACAGTGGAGACTGCCGTTAAAGCCTACTCTGACATGACTGAAGTGCCGCTAGAATATGACATATTTTCAGATTTAAACCTGTATTTGGTGATCGGCCTGGGCTCCGTGTCCTTTCTGTTATTGATCACCATATTGGTCACCTGTGTGCTGAAGTGTCAGAAACCAATGCCCAGCAAAGCGGCCCCTCCAAGTAGGAACAGCGTGATCAGCGAGAGGAATTCGACCATCGCAGATTCCACCCTGGTCTCCAACGATGCCTACTGGTACAGTCTGTTTCTAGCGGAGACGAGGAAAGGAAAGCTGGTAGTCAGACAGCCTGTGCCAAAGGCGGGTTCCAGATACATCGTGTCCAGTCTACCAAGGAGCACTGGCCTGACAGAGACCAGTGACTCAGCAGCCTCTACTCTGCAG
- the LOC135526278 gene encoding protocadherin alpha-C2-like isoform X1, with translation MSGWNSTFGMHREKRCFSAVFVFCTLWSSTLSVTRYSIPEEMERGSVVANLAADLGLEVGVLAHREVKLEMFQESNKYLDVNKKTGELYIVEKMDREYLCPSKTATTCFVKLDVIIESPLRIFNIELEIKDINDNAPHFRRDRVELDVSESATPGERFSLPNAVDPDGGINTVKMYKLSESEHFTIEIQTGSDGTKYVDMVLTKALDREEHAVHHLILTAVDGGVPARSGTANIIVRVLDTNDNAPRFDHPVYSVNMTENSPIGTLVMKLNATDLDEGPNAEIKYSFTLYTSEKTQDVFALNPNTGEITVKGTIDYEDMKFYEMHFEAKDKGQHPLLGQCKVVVRVTDMNDNYPDITVKSYKSTVNENISVGTVIAIVGISDRDTGDNGRVSLSINHNLPFVLNKSSDVLYELKVSEPLDREQVPEYDITLVVTDGGTPPLSDNETITLHLLDVNDNGPLFPQSFYTIPVIENNAPGALLSSLTAFDPDLHENQYLVYFIIEKEIVNTSMSMLFSINPENGNLYALKTFDYEIEKEFLFHIEARDSGVPPLSSNVTVHIIIVDQNDNTPVIVSPWRAHGSVVEDKIPRSTDKGSLVSKVIAIDTDSVQNSRITYQFLQVTDATLFSLDQYNGEIRTMRMFSYRDPRHQRLVVIAKDNGDPALSATVTIKLSTVETAVKAYSDMTEVPLEYDIFSDLNLYLVIGLGSVSFLLLITILVTCVLKCQKPMPSKAAPPSRNSVISERNSTIADSTLVSNDAYWYSLFLAETRKGKLVVRQPVPKAGSRYIVSSLPRSTGLTETSDSAASTLQGSTTTGSSSS, from the coding sequence ATGTCTGGCTGGAATTCAACGTTCGGAATGCATCGGGAAAAAAGGTGTTTCTCGGCTGTCTTTGTTTTTTGTACGTTATGGAGCAGCACTTTGTCCGTGACTCGGTACTCCATACccgaggagatggagagggggtccGTCGTGGCCAATTTAGCCGCAGATTTGGGTCTGGAGGTTGGAGTTCTGGCTCATCGCGAGGTAAAACTTGAAATGTTCCAAGAAAGCAATAAATATCTGGATGTTAACAAAAAGACAGGGGAGCTCTACATTGTTGAAAAGATGGACAGAGAATACCTCTGCCCATCGAAAACCGCAACAACATGTTTTGTTAAACTAGACGTTATCATTGAAAGTCCCTTGCGCATTTTCAATATCGAGTTAGAAATCAAAGATATCAATGATAATGCTCCTCATTTTCGTAGAGACAGGGTAGAGCTTGATGTTTCAGAATCGGCTACCCCAGGTGAGAGATTCTCCTTGCCAAATGCCGTGGACCCAGATGGTGGCATAAACACTGTAAAAATGTACAAACTCAGTGAAAGCGAACATTTCACAATCGAAATTCAGACTGGGAGTGATGGTACTAAATACGTTGACATGGTTTTGACAAAGGCTTTAGATCGAGAGGAGCACGCCGTTCATCATCTAATATTGACCGCTGTAGATGGCGGGGTCCCTGCGCGCTCTGGTACAGCTAATATCATTGTTAGGGTGCTAGATACCAACGACAACGCCCCTCGATTCGACCACCCGGTTTATTCCGTTAATATGACAGAGAACTCCCCGATTGGAACGCTAGTAATGAAACTTAACGCCACAGATTTAGATGAGGGCCCAAATGCAGAAATCAAGTATTCATTCACACTTTACACATCAGAGAAAACACAAGACGTCTTTGCACTAAATCCAAACACAGGAGAGATAACAGTGAAGGGCACTATTGATTATGAAGACATGAAGTTTTACGAGATGCATTTTGAGGCTAAGGACAAAGGACAGCATCCCCTATTGGGGCAGTGTAAAGTTGTAGTGCGCGTTACAGATATGAACGACAACTATCCCGATATCACCGTTAAATCTTATAAGAGCACAGTTAATGAGAATATTTCCGTGGGGACAGTCATAGCTATCGTAGGGATAAGCGATAGGGACACAGGTGACAATGGCAGAGTCAGCCTATCTATAAACCATAACCTGCCATTTGTTTTGAACAAGTCCTCTGACGTCCTTTATGAGCTCAAAGTCTCAGAGCCATTAGACCGTGAGCAAGTGCCAGAATATGACATCACACTCGTTGTGACCGATGGAGGAACGCCCCCCTTGTCTGATAATGAAACGATAACTTTACATCTATTGGATGTCAATGATAACGGGCCACTCTTCCCTCAGTCGTTCTACACTATACCCGTTATAGAGAATAACGCACCCGGGGCCTTGCTAAGTTCCCTCACTGCGTTTGATCCAGACCTCCATGAAAACCAGTATCTAGTTTATTTCATCATAGAGAAGGAGATAGTGAACACCTCCATGTCCATGCTGTTCTCCATCAATCCGGAGAACGGTAATCTTTACGCACTAAAGACGTTTGACTATGAGATAGAGAAGGAGTTCCTTTTCCACATTGAGGCCAGAGACTCTGGTGTTCCTCCGCTCAGCAGTAACGTGACTGTCCACATCATTATTGTGGACCAAAACGACAACACCCCGGTCATAGTCTCTCCGTGGCGCGCGCACGGCTCCGTGGTGGAGGATAAGATTCCCAGATCCACCGATAAAGGATCCCTGGTCTCCAAGGTGATAGCCATAGACACGGACTCGGTCCAGAACTCTCGGATTACATACCAGTTTCTACAGGTTACTGACGCCACCTTATTCAGTCTGGACCAATACAACGGAGAAATCCGGACTATGAGAATGTTCAGTTACAGAGATCCGCGTCATCAACGGCTGGTTGTCATCGCCAAGGACAACGGGGatcctgctctctctgctacagtTACCATAAAGCTCTCAACAGTGGAGACTGCCGTTAAAGCCTACTCTGACATGACTGAAGTGCCGCTAGAATATGACATATTTTCAGATTTAAACCTGTATTTGGTGATCGGCCTGGGCTCCGTGTCCTTTCTGTTATTGATCACCATATTGGTCACCTGTGTGCTGAAGTGTCAGAAACCAATGCCAAGTAAAGCGGCCCCTCCCAGTAGGAACAGCGTGATCAGCGAGAGGAATTCGACTATCGCGGATTCCACCCTGGTCTCCAACGATGCCTACTGGTACAGTCTGTTTCTAGCGGAGACAAGGAAAGGAAAGCTGGTAGTCAGACAGCCTGTGCCAAAGGCGGGTTCCAGATACATTGTGTCCAGTCTACCAAGGAGCACGGGCCTGACAGAGACCAGCGACTCAGCGGCCTCTACACTGCAG
- the LOC135526278 gene encoding protocadherin alpha-C2-like isoform X6 yields the protein MSGWNSTFGMHREKRCFSAVFVFCTLWSSTLSVTRYSIPEEMERGSVVANLAADLGLEVGVLAHREVKLEMFQESNKYLDVNKKTGELYIVEKMDREYLCPSKTATTCFVKLDVIIESPLRIFNIELEIKDINDNAPHFRRDRVELDVSESATPGERFSLPNAVDPDGGINTVKMYKLSESEHFTIEIQTGSDGTKYVDMVLTKALDREEHAVHHLILTAVDGGVPARSGTANIIVRVLDTNDNAPRFDHPVYSVNMTENSPIGTLVMKLNATDLDEGPNAEIKYSFTLYTSEKTQDVFALNPNTGEITVKGTIDYEDMKFYEMHFEAKDKGQHPLLGQCKVVVRVTDMNDNYPDITVKSYKSTVNENISVGTVIAIVGISDRDTGDNGRVSLSINHNLPFVLNKSSDVLYELKVSEPLDREQVPEYDITLVVTDGGTPPLSDNETITLHLLDVNDNGPLFPQSFYTIPVIENNAPGALLSSLTAFDPDLHENQYLVYFIIEKEIVNTSMSMLFSINPENGNLYALKTFDYEIEKEFLFHIEARDSGVPPLSSNVTVHIIIVDQNDNTPVIVSPWRAHGSVVEDKIPRSTDKGSLVSKVIAIDTDSVQNSRITYQFLQVTDATLFSLDQYNGEIRTMRMFSYRDPRHQRLVVIAKDNGDPALSATVTIKLSTVETAVKAYSDMTEVPLEYDIFSDLNLYLVIGLGSVSFLLLITILVTCVLKCQKPMPSKAAPPSRNSVISERNSTIADSTLVSNDAYWYSLFLAETRKGKLVVRQPVPKAGSRYIVSSLPRSTGLTETSDSAASTLQYPK from the coding sequence ATGTCTGGCTGGAATTCAACGTTCGGAATGCATCGGGAAAAAAGGTGTTTCTCGGCTGTCTTTGTTTTTTGTACGTTATGGAGCAGCACTTTGTCCGTGACTCGGTACTCCATACccgaggagatggagagggggtccGTCGTGGCCAATTTAGCCGCAGATTTGGGTCTGGAGGTTGGAGTTCTGGCTCATCGCGAGGTAAAACTTGAAATGTTCCAAGAAAGCAATAAATATCTGGATGTTAACAAAAAGACAGGGGAGCTCTACATTGTTGAAAAGATGGACAGAGAATACCTCTGCCCATCGAAAACCGCAACAACATGTTTTGTTAAACTAGACGTTATCATTGAAAGTCCCTTGCGCATTTTCAATATCGAGTTAGAAATCAAAGATATCAATGATAATGCTCCTCATTTTCGTAGAGACAGGGTAGAGCTTGATGTTTCAGAATCGGCTACCCCAGGTGAGAGATTCTCCTTGCCAAATGCCGTGGACCCAGATGGTGGCATAAACACTGTAAAAATGTACAAACTCAGTGAAAGCGAACATTTCACAATCGAAATTCAGACTGGGAGTGATGGTACTAAATACGTTGACATGGTTTTGACAAAGGCTTTAGATCGAGAGGAGCACGCCGTTCATCATCTAATATTGACCGCTGTAGATGGCGGGGTCCCTGCGCGCTCTGGTACAGCTAATATCATTGTTAGGGTGCTAGATACCAACGACAACGCCCCTCGATTCGACCACCCGGTTTATTCCGTTAATATGACAGAGAACTCCCCGATTGGAACGCTAGTAATGAAACTTAACGCCACAGATTTAGATGAGGGCCCAAATGCAGAAATCAAGTATTCATTCACACTTTACACATCAGAGAAAACACAAGACGTCTTTGCACTAAATCCAAACACAGGAGAGATAACAGTGAAGGGCACTATTGATTATGAAGACATGAAGTTTTACGAGATGCATTTTGAGGCTAAGGACAAAGGACAGCATCCCCTATTGGGGCAGTGTAAAGTTGTAGTGCGCGTTACAGATATGAACGACAACTATCCCGATATCACCGTTAAATCTTATAAGAGCACAGTTAATGAGAATATTTCCGTGGGGACAGTCATAGCTATCGTAGGGATAAGCGATAGGGACACAGGTGACAATGGCAGAGTCAGCCTATCTATAAACCATAACCTGCCATTTGTTTTGAACAAGTCCTCTGACGTCCTTTATGAGCTCAAAGTCTCAGAGCCATTAGACCGTGAGCAAGTGCCAGAATATGACATCACACTCGTTGTGACCGATGGAGGAACGCCCCCCTTGTCTGATAATGAAACGATAACTTTACATCTATTGGATGTCAATGATAACGGGCCACTCTTCCCTCAGTCGTTCTACACTATACCCGTTATAGAGAATAACGCACCCGGGGCCTTGCTAAGTTCCCTCACTGCGTTTGATCCAGACCTCCATGAAAACCAGTATCTAGTTTATTTCATCATAGAGAAGGAGATAGTGAACACCTCCATGTCCATGCTGTTCTCCATCAATCCGGAGAACGGTAATCTTTACGCACTAAAGACGTTTGACTATGAGATAGAGAAGGAGTTCCTTTTCCACATTGAGGCCAGAGACTCTGGTGTTCCTCCGCTCAGCAGTAACGTGACTGTCCACATCATTATTGTGGACCAAAACGACAACACCCCGGTCATAGTCTCTCCGTGGCGCGCGCACGGCTCCGTGGTGGAGGATAAGATTCCCAGATCCACCGATAAAGGATCCCTGGTCTCCAAGGTGATAGCCATAGACACGGACTCGGTCCAGAACTCTCGGATTACATACCAGTTTCTACAGGTTACTGACGCCACCTTATTCAGTCTGGACCAATACAACGGAGAAATCCGGACTATGAGAATGTTCAGTTACAGAGATCCGCGTCATCAACGGCTGGTTGTCATCGCCAAGGACAACGGGGatcctgctctctctgctacagtTACCATAAAGCTCTCAACAGTGGAGACTGCCGTTAAAGCCTACTCTGACATGACTGAAGTGCCGCTAGAATATGACATATTTTCAGATTTAAACCTGTATTTGGTGATCGGCCTGGGCTCCGTGTCCTTTCTGTTATTGATCACCATATTGGTCACCTGTGTGCTGAAGTGTCAGAAACCAATGCCAAGTAAAGCGGCCCCTCCCAGTAGGAACAGCGTGATCAGCGAGAGGAATTCGACTATCGCGGATTCCACCCTGGTCTCCAACGATGCCTACTGGTACAGTCTGTTTCTAGCGGAGACAAGGAAAGGAAAGCTGGTAGTCAGACAGCCTGTGCCAAAGGCGGGTTCCAGATACATTGTGTCCAGTCTACCAAGGAGCACGGGCCTGACAGAGACCAGCGACTCAGCGGCCTCTACACTGCAG